One genomic segment of Impatiens glandulifera chromosome 6, dImpGla2.1, whole genome shotgun sequence includes these proteins:
- the LOC124943639 gene encoding glycine-rich RNA-binding protein 8-like — MMSLERQINIDHQREVMEGMGLIQNQLVEIQGSMRRTNVERLEYADSIARKFQAEENAKAAEKEMNLITQGDRRGDGATTGTRSKRRPTNDENPRPTKRGGGRSGGDRGGRSSGGDRGGRSTNSDRGGRNGGSGRGGRGLPSFQNLLTGEGMSGESFTYLIDPRVKREAQ; from the coding sequence ATGATGAGCCTTGAAAGACAGATTAATATTGATCATCAAAGAGAGGTTATGGAAGGAATGGGCTTGATCCAAAATCAGCTGGTTGAAATTCAAGGCAGCATGAGAAGAACAAATGTTGAAAGACTAGAGTATGCTGATTCCATtgcaaggaaatttcaagctGAAGAGAATGCTAAAGCTGCTGAGAAAGAGATGAATCTTATCACTCAGGGCGATAGAAGAGGTGACGGTGCGACAACTGGCACCAGATCTAAGCGAAGGCCAACCAATGATGAAAACCcaaggccaactaaaagaggcggaggtcgcaGCGGTGGCGATCGTGGAGGCCGAAGTAGTGGAGGTGATCGCGGAGGTCGAAGTACTAACAGCGATCGTGGTGGGCGTAATGGTGGAAGTGGTCGTGGTGGACGTGGTCTTCCTTCGTTCCAAAATCTATTAACTGGTGAAGGGATGAGCGGTGAAAGTTTCACCTATCTAATtgatcctcgagtgaaaagggaagcCCAATAA